In Stieleria varia, one genomic interval encodes:
- a CDS encoding RNA polymerase sigma factor — MSQWPETSESLILRIRDPQDALAWSQFMAIYEPVVYRLARRRGLQHADAEDLCQQVFLSVAKAVESWEVQAGGPRFRHWLARVTRNAILNAMTRTRPDRASGTSSVQDLLLELPDGGDMTTAIMNESRMEAFRWAARQIQTEFTESTWTMFHETTIGGRCVTEVSGELGCSTGAVYVARCRVMQRIKDKVNEVSDFWSPES; from the coding sequence ATGAGCCAGTGGCCGGAAACGAGCGAAAGTCTGATTCTACGGATTCGCGATCCGCAGGATGCACTCGCATGGTCACAGTTCATGGCGATTTATGAACCGGTCGTCTATCGGTTGGCCCGGCGTCGAGGTTTGCAGCACGCGGATGCCGAGGATCTGTGTCAGCAGGTCTTTCTGTCCGTGGCCAAGGCAGTCGAATCCTGGGAAGTTCAAGCAGGTGGTCCGCGCTTTCGCCATTGGCTAGCACGCGTCACTCGCAATGCGATCCTCAATGCGATGACTCGAACCCGGCCCGATCGTGCCAGCGGAACATCTAGCGTGCAGGATCTGTTGCTGGAACTGCCAGACGGTGGCGACATGACGACTGCAATCATGAACGAGAGTCGCATGGAAGCGTTTCGCTGGGCGGCCCGCCAAATTCAAACCGAGTTCACCGAGTCGACCTGGACGATGTTCCATGAAACAACGATCGGCGGACGCTGCGTCACAGAGGTGTCGGGCGAACTTGGTTGCAGCACCGGTGCCGTCTATGTCGCTCGCTGTCGCGTCATGCAAC